The Clostridium aceticum genomic interval CCTTTACAATATCTAATTTTTCATGGGGCAGTAAAGAAGCATAGACATGATCGATCTCTAATTCACTAGCAATTCTCTTTGCCACATATTCATTATCCCCCGTAGCCATTCTAATATCTTTTATGCGCTTACTTTTTAGCTCTCTAATAGTAGCTATAGCCTTTTGTCGAATCGGATCATCAATTGCCATCATCCCAACCAGTGTCTGATTATATACAATAAAAATTGTTGTGTGCCCTTGGTCATTCCAGTGATTTTGCTTATTAGAAATCACGTCATTTACTTCCATATTTAAATATTTAAGCACACTTTTGTTTCCTATATAGGCCTTGTTTCCATTAACCATTCCTTCAATTCCAATACCTACTATACTTTTCCATTCGCTAGCTAACTCCCAGCTTATACCTTCCTTGGTAGCAGCTCTAGTGATTGCTTTTGCAATATGATGTTCTGATAAACCTTCTAGACTTGCCGCTAACTTCAATAGACTTTGTCGATCCCAATCTGGATGGATTAACCCTATGTCAACAATTTCAGCCTTTCCACTTGTAAGTGTGCCGGTTTTATCAAATATAATTGTATCAATTTTACTTATGGCTTCTAGTGCCGGTGCTCCCTTGATTAAGACACCTAATTGTGCTCCTCTACCAACACCTGTCATAACAGCAGTTGGAGTGCTTAATAACATCCCACAGGGACAGAAGACAATCAATACCGTAACAGCTCGAACGATATCTTGAGTAAATAAAAATACTAACCCTGCTATCGTAATACTCATAGGGACAAACCAACCGGCTACTCGATCAATCAACCTCTGAATGGGGGCCTTCTCTTCCTGTGCTTTCTTAACTAACTGCAAGACTCGTCCTATCAGTGAATCCTCCCCCACCTTATCTACTTCCACGTATATTGCTTGGCTTTGATTTAAACTTCCCCCATATACAGACTCACCTATATATTTCTCAATCGACTTTGATTCACCGGTAAGTGGTGATTCATCTACATAAGTAGTTCCCGCTATCACTTTCCCATCAGCAGGAATCCGCTCTCCTGGTTTCACCAGCAATAAATCATCAACTTTTATTTCCTTGCTAGGTATAATCGTTTCTGTAGAATCTTGAATTGAAGCTACCTTTCTTGCTTCCGTCGGTACAATATGTAGTAAATTCTCTAAGGCTTTAGCTGATTTTCTAACAGAGTATGTTTCTAGTAGTTCTCCTATAATCATAATCAAAGCAACCTCAGCAGCTGCTAAATATTCACCTATTGCAATTGCCGCTACCATAGCGATAGTAACTAATAAACCAATCTTCGTTTTTCGTTGCAAAAAAAGAGCACGAATAGCTCCTATATATATGGGGTAACCTCCGATAATCGCTGCAATTAAAGCAGTATCTATGGTTAAAATTTTTGGCAATATTTTTGTTATAGAAAGTAATATAAGGACAGCTGTAACCACTGCAATATGAAAATCTTGTTGGTGTTCTTTATAAAATTCCTTCATTAAAAATCATCCTCCTCTGATAAATGGGTACGAGCCGTATTAAATAATAACGCTATATGCTCATCATCTAGGGAGTAGTAGACACTTTGTGCTTGTTTGCGTGTC includes:
- a CDS encoding heavy metal translocating P-type ATPase; this encodes MKEFYKEHQQDFHIAVVTAVLILLSITKILPKILTIDTALIAAIIGGYPIYIGAIRALFLQRKTKIGLLVTIAMVAAIAIGEYLAAAEVALIMIIGELLETYSVRKSAKALENLLHIVPTEARKVASIQDSTETIIPSKEIKVDDLLLVKPGERIPADGKVIAGTTYVDESPLTGESKSIEKYIGESVYGGSLNQSQAIYVEVDKVGEDSLIGRVLQLVKKAQEEKAPIQRLIDRVAGWFVPMSITIAGLVFLFTQDIVRAVTVLIVFCPCGMLLSTPTAVMTGVGRGAQLGVLIKGAPALEAISKIDTIIFDKTGTLTSGKAEIVDIGLIHPDWDRQSLLKLAASLEGLSEHHIAKAITRAATKEGISWELASEWKSIVGIGIEGMVNGNKAYIGNKSVLKYLNMEVNDVISNKQNHWNDQGHTTIFIVYNQTLVGMMAIDDPIRQKAIATIRELKSKRIKDIRMATGDNEYVAKRIASELEIDHVYASLLPHEKLDIVKELQSVGKKVLMIGDGINDAPALMQADVGVAMGKTGTDVAIEAADIALLSDAIEKIPLALQLSKRTVTTIKTNLWLANGINVFALIAAVYGWIGPVMAAIIHNLGAIIVVLNSLGLYRFHRQQDYDYKSVEREMEKAHS